A genome region from Sphaerisporangium krabiense includes the following:
- a CDS encoding hemerythrin domain-containing protein, which translates to MEDHHSSAVRRRDLLSLSTIALAGATPLAVHPGSDTPALAAASPSQVHGHGHKPGVTPPEDLMREHGVLKRVLLVYREGIRRIQRGEQVPHQQLHAGARVIRDFIERYHEYLEEKYVFPRLREAGRLRHTVSVLELQHKRGREVTARILAATDHSRSSAHQRQALVSDMAAFIRMYEPHESREDTVVFPVFRKVTPAGEFARLGEVFEAAEHRRFGQRGFTAVVHRVADIEKALHIHDLSQFTPQKSSPNRRHGRTSAR; encoded by the coding sequence GTGGAAGATCATCACTCGTCGGCCGTGCGCCGCCGTGACCTGCTCAGCCTGTCCACCATCGCCTTGGCCGGCGCGACGCCCCTCGCCGTCCATCCCGGATCCGACACCCCGGCTCTCGCGGCGGCGTCCCCTTCGCAGGTCCACGGGCATGGGCACAAGCCGGGGGTGACCCCTCCGGAGGACCTCATGCGCGAGCACGGGGTGCTGAAGAGGGTCCTGCTGGTGTACCGGGAGGGGATCCGGCGGATCCAGCGCGGCGAGCAGGTGCCCCACCAGCAGTTGCACGCCGGGGCGCGCGTCATCCGCGACTTCATCGAGCGCTACCACGAGTACCTGGAAGAGAAGTACGTCTTCCCGCGCCTGCGCGAGGCCGGAAGACTCCGTCACACGGTCTCGGTCCTGGAACTGCAACACAAACGGGGACGCGAAGTGACCGCCCGCATTCTCGCCGCCACCGACCATTCCAGAAGCTCGGCCCACCAGCGGCAGGCATTGGTCTCCGACATGGCCGCCTTCATCCGCATGTACGAGCCCCACGAGTCCCGGGAGGACACCGTGGTGTTCCCCGTCTTCCGCAAGGTGACGCCCGCCGGGGAGTTCGCCCGCCTGGGCGAGGTCTTCGAGGCCGCGGAGCACCGCCGTTTCGGCCAACGCGGCTTCACCGCCGTGGTCCACCGAGTCGCCGACATAGAAAAAGCCCTGCACATCCACGACCTGTCCCAGTTCACCCCCCAGAAGTCCTCCCCCAACCGCCGACACGGCCGGACCTCGGCCCGCTGA